A genomic segment from Abditibacteriota bacterium encodes:
- a CDS encoding competence/damage-inducible protein A, with amino-acid sequence MTAEIISVGTELLMGQITDTNAAWLSAQLPETGLMLYRRYTVGDNPVRLKAVLTEALRRSDIVFTIGGLGPTPDDITKETVAEALG; translated from the coding sequence ATGACAGCAGAAATAATATCCGTCGGCACCGAGCTTTTGATGGGGCAGATCACCGACACCAACGCGGCATGGCTGTCCGCGCAGCTGCCGGAGACCGGGCTCATGCTCTACCGCCGTTACACCGTGGGGGACAACCCGGTCAGGCTGAAAGCGGTCCTGACAGAGGCTCTCCGCCGCAGCGACATAGTATTTACCATAGGAGGCCTGGGGCCCACTCCCGACGACATCACCAAGGAGACCGTGGCGGAAGCGCTGGGGCA